The sequence below is a genomic window from Candidatus Methanoplasma termitum.
ACCTTCACCTTATCGCCGATGTATATGTGGTACGGGAACTGCCTGCAGTAAGTGGGCCTGTTATTGTAAACAGAACATCTGCGGCCGTTTAGGAATACGCATGACCCTTTTCCTTTCTTCAGCGCAAGTGCCAGATACGGTTCCGGACCTTTGCTTTTCACCAGAGATCGGGAATGGTTCTTCTCGAAGAAGTGCCTCTCTTCGGCCAGGACCTCTGGTTGGCACAGGCAGCATAATCCGCATCCGTCCGGGCATTCGGCCTTCTTTCCTCTAACTTCGGAATAATCGATCTCAGTGTTTGCCATACGCATCCTTTCCGACCTTCTCGCCGCAGAATTCCCCGCCTTCTATTTGGACCTCTCCCCTTACCATCACGATATCCGGGAAAACAGCCTCCCATCCCTCGTAAGGCGAGTGACCGGCCTTGCTGTGAAGCTTTCTTACGTTTATTTTTGCGAAATTTCTTGTGTCGAACACCGAAAGATCCGCATCACAGCCTTCTTCTATCCTTCCCTTTCTCATTCCGAATGCCGCGGCGGGCGTCTCCGACCCCATCGACACGGCCTGTTTCAGTGTGATCGTGTTGTTCCTCACCATGTTCATTACCATCGGGATCGTCGTCTCGACCCCCGGTATCCCGCTTGGAGCTTCATCGAAATCCTTTGATTTGTCCGAAAGTGTGTGGGGGGCGTGGTCGCTTCCGAACATCGATATTTTGCCGTTGATGAATGATCTGTACAATTTGTCCCTGACCGCCGAGTTCCTTATCGGCGGGTTCACCTTGTATTCGGAGGACGAGAACTTATCGGCCTCGAAGAAAAGGTGGTGCATGGTCACTTCGGTGGTGAAACCGAGTTCGCCGGCAAGCGCCACGCTCTCTGCGTTCGTGTTGTGGCAGATGTTGATCTTCATGCCTTTGAATCTTGACAATCTTCTCAGAGCGTTGATCTCGGCTTCGACCGGGCGGTTCCTTAGGTGGTCCCTGCAATTGTTCTCTTTTTCTTTGGAGATCATCCTGTCGTCCTCGGCATGGACGCTTATCCTCTTCCCGGTCAGGGCTATGTCCCTGAATGTGGATATGATCTCGGCATCATCGTTCAAAAGGATCTTTCCCGTTGTGGAGCCCATGAAAAGCTTGAATCCCGGTACTAAGGGGGCAAGCATGCCTGCGCTGCATCCCGGCGTGACCGCCGCGA
It includes:
- a CDS encoding dihydroorotase, encoding MSFDLVVSGRAFVKGEIKYSEIGITDGKIASVKSSVKGGEKRIDVPGGVILPGFIDPHVHFRDPGMTEKEDFSSGTLSAVHGGVTCVLDMPNTLPPVTDVSMLLDKKDHVKGKAYADYGLFAAVTPGCSAGMLAPLVPGFKLFMGSTTGKILLNDDAEIISTFRDIALTGKRISVHAEDDRMISKEKENNCRDHLRNRPVEAEINALRRLSRFKGMKINICHNTNAESVALAGELGFTTEVTMHHLFFEADKFSSSEYKVNPPIRNSAVRDKLYRSFINGKISMFGSDHAPHTLSDKSKDFDEAPSGIPGVETTIPMVMNMVRNNTITLKQAVSMGSETPAAAFGMRKGRIEEGCDADLSVFDTRNFAKINVRKLHSKAGHSPYEGWEAVFPDIVMVRGEVQIEGGEFCGEKVGKDAYGKH